From the Achromobacter xylosoxidans A8 genome, the window AAAGTGTACCGAACCTGAATGACAGTGTCGCCCCAGTCTGAATCCAATTGTAAAGCGGTAATACCAGCTTCGGCCTGCACCGGTCTTCGCGGCGCAGCAGCCGCGCGATTCGTCGGAACGCGCCCCAGCCTCTATACTTCGGTTTCGCGCAGGGGTACTCGTCCCGCCTACAGGGCAGGACGTGTTGAGAGAGTCCCTTCGTACCAGTACGGATAATGCCGATGCTGGGAGCCGTATTCCCGCCATGCGTCTTTGCGCGCGTGGCGGGAGTTCCTTCCCGATCGGCTCCAACCACTCGCTTGGAGCTTTCCATGAACGCCAATCCCAAATTCCTGGCCGCTACCGCCGAAGTCGACGCGGCGGCCGTCGCACCGCTGCCCAAATCCCGCCGCGTGTATGAAGTGGGCTCGCGCCCCGACATCCGCGTGCCGTTCCGCGAAATCGAACAGGACGACACGCCGACGATGTTCGGCGGCGAGAAGAACCCGCCCCTGACCGTCTATGACTGCAGCGGCCCCTACACCGACCCGGAAGCCAAGATCGACATCCGCCGCGGCCTGCCCGAACTGCGCCGCGGCTGGATCGAAGAGCGCGGCGATACGGAAGTGCTGTCCGGCCCCACCAGCGACTACGGCAAGGAACGCCTGACCGATCCCAAGCTGACGGCCATGCGCTTCGACCTGCAACGTCCGCCGCGCCGTGCCAAGTCCGGCGCCAACGTCTCGCAGATGCACTACGCCCGCCGCGGCATCATCACGCCGGAAATGGAATACGTGGCGATCCGCGAAAGCCTGCGCCGCGAGCACTATCTGCAGACGCTGCGCGACAGCGGCCCCGATGGCGAAAAGATGGTCAAGCGCCTGCTGCGCCAGCACCCGGGCCAATCGTTCGGCGCCGCCATTCCCGCCGCCATCACGCCCGAGTTCGTGCGCGACGAGATCGCGCGCGGCCGCGCCATCATTCCGGCCAACATCAACCACCCGGAAGTGGAGCCGATGGCCATCGGCCGCAATTTCCTGGTGAAGATCAACGCCAACATCGGCAACTCGGCAGTCAGCTCTGGCATCGGTGAAGAGGTGGAAAAGATGACGTGGGCGATCCGCTGGGGCGGCGACACGGTCATGGACTTGTCCACCGGCAAGCACATCCACGAAACGCGCGAATGGATCATCCGCAACTCGCCCGTGCCGATCGGCACCGTGCCGATCTATCAGGCGCTGGAGAAAGTCGACGGCAAGGCCGAGGACCTGACCTGGGAGATCTTCCGCGACACGCTGATCGAGCAGGCCGAACAAGGCGTGGACTACTTCACCATCCACGCGGGCGTGCGCCTGCCGTTCATCCCGATGACGGCCGACCGCATGACCGGCATCGTCTCGCGCGGCGGTTCGATCATGGCGAAATGGTGTCTGGCGCATCATAAGGAAAGCTTCCTGTACGAGCGCTTCGAGGAAATCTGCGAAATCATGAAGGCCTACGACGTCAGCTTCTCGCTGGGCGACGGCCTGCGCCCGGGTTCGGGCTACGACGCCAACGACGAGGCGCAATTTGCCGAGCTCAAGACGCTGGGCGAGCTGACGCAGGTGGCGTGGAAGCATGATGTGCAGGTCATGATCGAAGGCCCGGGCCACGTGCCGATGCAGATGATCAAGGAGAACATGGAGCTGCAGCTGGAACACTGCCATGAGGCGCCGTTCTACACGCTGGGCCCCCTGACCACCGACATCGCGCCGGGCTACGACCACATCACTTCCGGCATCGGCGCGGCGCTGATCGGCTGGTACGGCACGGCAATGCTCTGTTATGTGACGCCGAAGGAGCATCTGGGCCTGCCGAACAAGAAGGACGTGAAGGACGGCATCATCACGTACAAGATCGCAGCCCACGCGGCGGACCTGGCCAAGGGCCACCCGGGCGCGGCGATCCGCGACAACGCGCTGTCCAAGGCGCGCTTCGAGTTCCGCTGGGACGACCAGTTCAACCTGGGGCTGGATCCGGACACCGCGAAGGAATTCCACGACGAAACGCTGCCTAAGGACTCGATGAAAGTGGCGCACTTCTGCTCGATGTGCGGACCGCATTTCTGCTCAATGAAGATCACCCAGGACGTACGGGATTATGCGGCGGCTCAGGGGGTTAGCGAGAAGGATGCGTTGCAGAAGGGGATGGAGGAGAAGTCGATTGAGTTCGTTAAGAAAGGGGCCGAGGTTTATCATCGGCAGTGATTTCGACCTTGTGACGGGTGTTGGTTCTTAAGACGCCTGTCGCGTCGGGGGCCTGCCATGGGCGGGGCAACGATTGCGGTCCGGAGCCTTCGCTCCGGACTGCCCCATCGTCATCCTCGTCCTCGCCTTCGGCGACTCCTACGGATTCCCTCGGGCTTATCGACGCCCCGCCCATGGCAGACCCCCGACGCGACAGGCTCTGCTATTGAATCTTCACGGGCGCGGGGCCGAGCAGTGTGCTTGGCATTCTCGCCACCGGTGGGGGTGGGCGAGGATCTTGCAGGGCCCGCCCCCGGCCGGCCGCGCGGGCGGCCTTTGGGGGCTTACGCGGTGTCTGGCGTCATGTGATGACGCTGCGCGCGGATGATGATCGCGTCGAATGGATGAAGTGAGTACGGGTATGCCCATAAGCTGCGGCACATGTCGCACGTACTCCAACATCGACGCATGCCGATCATGATGCGATGCTGGAAATTCGTCATTTCAACCCCGCCGCCGGATGGGCGGCGCGCGCGAGAGGATCTGTGTGCGCAAGCCACTATCCATCGCGCGCCGCCCATCACCGCCCCTCCCCCAAAGCGGCGACAACCACTAGCAAACGACCCGTTGCATTCGCGCCAGCGCAACCCTCATGGCGCACGCAACCGCGTATGCCGATTGCGGCCGCCCGGGCGGCCGTAATCGGCGGGCCCCGCAAAACTCGCAACCGACCACGGCTCTAGCAGCGCATCAAGCCGAGACGCGGGTAGCACGGCTGCGCGGGCGGCATGGCGGCGAGCAACCTCGATGCGCCCGAGGGAATCTGAAGGAACCGCCGAAGGCGGTGACGAAGATGACGAAGGGGCAGTCCGGAGCGAAGGCTCCGGACCGCAATCGTGGGCGCTCGCCGCCATGCCGCCCGCGCCGCCGTGCGGCCTACGAAGCCTCGTCCCCATACGCACAAATGAACAGCCCTCAAGGCCCCGCTCAAAAGCCCCCAAAAACCTACAGCAGCTTCCCAGGATTCATGATCCCCGCAGGATCCAATACAGCCTTGATCTCCCGCATCAACCGCAACTCCAGTGCATCCTTGCTATGCAAGAAATGATCCCGCTTCAGCTGCCCAATCCCATGCTCAGCAGAAATGCTCCCGCCATAGCGATTGACCTCGTCCAGCACCGCGTCCGTGATCGCCGCCCCATGCACCGCCACCCAGTCGCGGTCCGCACCCGCCGGCCGCGACAAGTTGTAGTGCAGGTTGCCGTCGCCGAAGTGGCCGAAGATGAAGGGGCGGATGTCCGGATACAGCGCGCGCACGCGAGCTTCGGCGGATTCCATGAAGTCGGGGATACGTTCGATCGGCAGCGACACGTCGTGCTTCAGGTGCGGGCCGTCGGCGCGCTGGGCTTCGGAGATTTCCTCGCGCAGCTTCCATAGCGCCTGCAGTTGCGCCAGCGATGCGGAGACAGCCGCATCCAGGCACAGGCCGCGTTCCAGCGCCGTGCCGATCACGTTTTCAACGAGGCCGTTCAGCGCGGCCTCGTCGGCTGTATCCGCCAATTCCACCAGCACGTAAGCCGGATAGCGCTGACCGAACGGTTCCTGCACGCCCGCGGCGTGCGCCAGCACCAGGTCCAGGCAATCGCCCGAAAAATACTCGAACGCCTGCAGCCGCGCCCCGCATTGTTCGAACAGGATCTCGAACAGCTGCAAGGCCTGCGCCGGCGATTCGACGGCGGCAAGCACCACCGAGCGCACGTCGGTGCGCGGGAACAAGCGCAAGGCGACGGCGGTGATGACGCCCAGCGTGCCTTCGGAGCCGATCAGCAATTGCTTGAGGTCGTAGCCGGTGTTGTCCTTGCGCAGCGTGCGCAGGCCATGAAAGATTTCGCCCGTGGGCAGCACGGCTTCCAGACCCAACACCAGTTCGCGCGCCATGCCGTAGCGCACCACGTTCACGCCGCCGGCGTTGGTGGCCACGTTGCCGCCGATCTGGCTGGAGTCTTCTGCCGCCAGGCTCAGCGGCAGCAGGCGGCCGGCATCCTGCGCGGCACGGCGCAGATTGCCCAGGATGGCGCCGGCCTCGGCCACCATGGTGTTGGCGATGGTATCGATCGAACGCACCGCGTTCATGCGATCCAGGCTCAGCACCACGTTGCCCGCGCCGCCGTCCGGCGTGGCGCCGCCGCACAGGCCGGTGTTGCCGCCGCGCGGCACCACCGGCACGCCCGCCTCCTGGCATAGCGCCAGGCAGGTGGCGACCTCGGCGGTCGTGCGCGGGCGCACCACGGCCTGCGCGCGGCCCTTGTACAGGCCACGCCAATCGGACAGCCAGGGCGCGATATCGGCCTCGGCGGTGATGACGGTGTCGGGGCCCAGGGCCTGGACCAGGCGTTGCGTAAAGTCGGATGCGCTCATGATGTCTGCCTTGCGGCGGGAGGGAGTAGATCGAGTTGCAGGCGGCTGGCCGCCTGTTGCAGATGGCGGGCGGCGGCGTGCCGCGCCCGTTCGGGATCGCGCGCGCGGATGGCATCGAAAACGGCCACGTGTTCCTGGTGCACGGCGGCCGTCAGGCCGGCCTGCAGGCGGCTGTTGCTGCGCGCGGTGCTGACGGCCAGCCTGAGCTGCAAGTTCAGGTACTGCAGCAGATCCTGATAGCAGCTGTTGTGGGTGGCGGCGGCAATGGCGCGATGGAAGGCGATGTCATGCTCCACGCCCCGCTCCGGATCTTCCAGATGCGACTCCAGGTCGGCCAGGGCGCGCGCCATGGCGGCCAGGTCGGCGTCGTCGCGCCGCAACGCGGCCAGGGCTGCCGCGCCGCCTTCCAGTTCCATGCGCAATTCGTACACGCCGGCCAATTGCTGGCGGTCCACCGCGATTCCTGCGGACAGCTGGAAGCCCTGCGCGCCGGTGCGCGACAGCACGGTGCTGCCGGAGCCCTGCCGGCTCTGGATCAGCCCTTGGGCGCGCAGGCGTTCGGTGGCCTCGCGGATGACCGCGGCACTGACGCCGTATTGCTCCGCCAGCACGCGGCCCGCCGGCAGCTTGGCGCCCACGGGGTAGGCGCCCCCGGCGATGTCGGCGGCGATCTGGCGGGCGACCTGTTCGGTCAGGGTGAGGCTCTTGGTCAACATCGGGACATTATAGGCACACTTCTCAGGTTATCTGATAACTTTTGAGAAGCAAGCCGCATGCGATCGAGGTTCAGGTTCCGTGGACCGCCGCGGGCAGCGTACTCAGGCGACGGCGGGTTCGCCGTCCGGCACGGTCGTCTCGGTCTCTTCGGCCCCAGCCACGGCGCAGCAGCGGCCGCCTTGCGCCTTGGCGCGGTAGAGGGCGGCGTCGGCGGAATGCAGGGCCGTTTCCGGGTTGCGGTTGGCGCCGGACACGATGGAAATGCCGATGGACAGGCCCACGCTGACTCGCGTGCCATCCGCCAGCGTGATCGGCTGGGAAGCGTCATGCAGCAGGTGTTCGCCCAGTTTCAACGCGGCCGTGGCATCGATGCCGGTCACCAGCACGATAAACTCGTCGCCGCCGATGCGCGCGGCCACGTCGTCCACTCGCAGCATGGACCGCATACGCTGGGCGATGGTCATCAGCACCTGATCGCCCGCGGCATGGCCGTAGGTGTCGTTGATGAGTTTGAAGTCGTCCATGTCCATGTACAGCAGCGCTGCGGAGCTGTCCTGGCCGCGTGCGCTGGTGCAGACGCGCTCCAGCGCGGCCTGCAGGCCGGCGCGGTTGGCCAGGCCGGTCAGCGCGTCCTGGCTGGCGCGGCGCTCGCTGTCGCGCTCGGCCAGCATGGTGGACACCAGGATGCGGTTGAGCCGGTGCGAGGCGACGCTCATGCTGACCAGGTAGAACGGGATCTGGATGAAGACGATGGCCGTGACGTATTCGCCAGTGAAGGCCGCGCCCAGGCACATCGGCCCCAGGCTCAGGAAGATCATGGCGCCCACCAGCCGCGGCGCGCCGTAGTTCCGAAAGCAGATGCCGCCGGCCATGGCCCCGCAGGACACGCCGGCCAGGGTGGCGGCCAGCCAGTCGCCGTTGATGAAGGTGACGAAAACGCCATAACCCACGCTGAACGCCCACAGCAGCGCCAGCAGAATGTAGATGTCGGTATGGGTGTTGCCGCCCTTGGGCGCTGCGCGCAGGGCGGATCGCAGTATCAGGACGCGGACCAACGCCAGCACCACCTCCATCCCCAGCCAGGACAGGTACAGCGGCTCGGGGCGGCGCCAGGCCACGACGCCGGAAATCATGAGGGTGTTGATGACGCCGCCGGCAAAGATGGGGAGCGTGCCGAACAGGCTGGCGATCAGGGCCGAGCGGATGTCCGCAGGGGTATCGTGCCCGGAATGCGTCAACCAACGCGTCAGGCGCCATTTGGGCAAGCTGAACTTAAGTGCTGTATCCACGCGGTAACATCCCTGGCCATCCACCCGATTTCGGGTAGGCTGGCTGGCGTTATAGCAGGTATTTCAAGCCTTTAATATTGTCCGCGGGGCCAATTCGGGCCGTGAAATCAGTGCCCGCGATGCCCGCAGACGGCGCATTCGGGGTCGCGCTGGACGTTGACGCTGCGCCATTGCATGGTGCGCACGTCCAGCCACAACAGGCGGCCGGACAGGCTTTCACCCACGCCGGACAACAGCTTGAGGGCCTCGGCGGCCTGCATGCTGCCGATGATGCCGACGACCGGCGCAAACACGCCCATCGTGGCGCAATTGGCTTGCTCGACGTCATCGCCTTCCGGGAACAGGCAGTGGTAACAGGGCGCGTTGTCGTCGCGCAGGTCGTAGACGCTGACCTGGCCGTCGAAGCGGATCGCGGCGCCGGATACCAGCGGCTTGCGGTGTTGCACGCAGGCGCGGTTGATGGCGTGGCGGGTGGCGAAATTGTCGGTGCAGTCCAACACCAGGTCCGCCTGCGCAACGGCGTCGGACAGGGCTTGGCCTTCCAGCCGCTCGACACGGGCATGGACCCGGGTCTGCGGATTGAAAGCCGCCAGCATGTCGCGTCCGGACTCGGCCTTGTGGCGGCCGACGCTGGCGGTGGTGTGCAGGATCTGGCGTTGGAGGTTGCTCAGCTCGACGACGTCGTCGTCGGCCAGGGTGATGTCGCCCACGCCGGCGGTGGCCAGGTAGAGCGCGGCGGGGGAACCCAGCCCACCCGCCCCCACGATGAGCACACGCGCCGCCAGCAGTTTTTCCTGCCCTTCTATTCCCAGCTCGTCGAGCAGGATGTGGCGGGCGTAGCGCAGCAGTTGCTCGTCGTTCATTTGTCCTTGTTGGGCTCGACTCCGGTCGGCGTGATCTTCATGCGCTGGGGCGTGCCGCCGCCGGCCTTGGCGTCGGCCTTGGCCTGGGCGCGGGCCGAACCCTTCTGCACCGGCTTGCCGGCCAGCACGTTCAAGGCCTGTTGCAGCTGGAAATCGTCCTTGCCGCCAAATTCGAACACCTTGGTCGGCACGTCGGCGTTGTCCTCGCCGCCGCTGGACTTCACTTCGTTGGCGGTCTGCTGGTTGGACAGGTGACGCTGCAGATCGGCTTCGCGCGGCAGGCGGAACAGGTCGCCTTCGGCCGTGTCGGCAACGACGTAGTCGGGTTCGATGCCGGTGGCCTGGATGGAGCGGCCGCTGGGCGTGAAGTAGCGCGAGGTGGTGAGCTTGACCGCGGTGGTTTCGGACAGCGGCAGGATCACCTGCACCGAGCCCTTGCCGAAGGTGCGGTTGCCCAGGACCTTGGCGCGCTTGTGGTCCTGCAGCGCGCCGGCCACGATCTCGGAGGCCGAGGCGGAGCCCACGTTCACCAGCACCACCATCGGCACCGTCTTGGTCCAGGCCGGCAGGCCGGCCAGGTAGTTGCTTTCGCCGCGGGCGTATTCCGACGGCGTGGCCAGGTACTTGTGGC encodes:
- the thiC gene encoding phosphomethylpyrimidine synthase ThiC; its protein translation is MNANPKFLAATAEVDAAAVAPLPKSRRVYEVGSRPDIRVPFREIEQDDTPTMFGGEKNPPLTVYDCSGPYTDPEAKIDIRRGLPELRRGWIEERGDTEVLSGPTSDYGKERLTDPKLTAMRFDLQRPPRRAKSGANVSQMHYARRGIITPEMEYVAIRESLRREHYLQTLRDSGPDGEKMVKRLLRQHPGQSFGAAIPAAITPEFVRDEIARGRAIIPANINHPEVEPMAIGRNFLVKINANIGNSAVSSGIGEEVEKMTWAIRWGGDTVMDLSTGKHIHETREWIIRNSPVPIGTVPIYQALEKVDGKAEDLTWEIFRDTLIEQAEQGVDYFTIHAGVRLPFIPMTADRMTGIVSRGGSIMAKWCLAHHKESFLYERFEEICEIMKAYDVSFSLGDGLRPGSGYDANDEAQFAELKTLGELTQVAWKHDVQVMIEGPGHVPMQMIKENMELQLEHCHEAPFYTLGPLTTDIAPGYDHITSGIGAALIGWYGTAMLCYVTPKEHLGLPNKKDVKDGIITYKIAAHAADLAKGHPGAAIRDNALSKARFEFRWDDQFNLGLDPDTAKEFHDETLPKDSMKVAHFCSMCGPHFCSMKITQDVRDYAAAQGVSEKDALQKGMEEKSIEFVKKGAEVYHRQ
- a CDS encoding FAD-binding oxidoreductase; the encoded protein is MSASDFTQRLVQALGPDTVITAEADIAPWLSDWRGLYKGRAQAVVRPRTTAEVATCLALCQEAGVPVVPRGGNTGLCGGATPDGGAGNVVLSLDRMNAVRSIDTIANTMVAEAGAILGNLRRAAQDAGRLLPLSLAAEDSSQIGGNVATNAGGVNVVRYGMARELVLGLEAVLPTGEIFHGLRTLRKDNTGYDLKQLLIGSEGTLGVITAVALRLFPRTDVRSVVLAAVESPAQALQLFEILFEQCGARLQAFEYFSGDCLDLVLAHAAGVQEPFGQRYPAYVLVELADTADEAALNGLVENVIGTALERGLCLDAAVSASLAQLQALWKLREEISEAQRADGPHLKHDVSLPIERIPDFMESAEARVRALYPDIRPFIFGHFGDGNLHYNLSRPAGADRDWVAVHGAAITDAVLDEVNRYGGSISAEHGIGQLKRDHFLHSKDALELRLMREIKAVLDPAGIMNPGKLL
- a CDS encoding FadR/GntR family transcriptional regulator; the encoded protein is MLTKSLTLTEQVARQIAADIAGGAYPVGAKLPAGRVLAEQYGVSAAVIREATERLRAQGLIQSRQGSGSTVLSRTGAQGFQLSAGIAVDRQQLAGVYELRMELEGGAAALAALRRDDADLAAMARALADLESHLEDPERGVEHDIAFHRAIAAATHNSCYQDLLQYLNLQLRLAVSTARSNSRLQAGLTAAVHQEHVAVFDAIRARDPERARHAAARHLQQAASRLQLDLLPPAARQTS
- a CDS encoding HesA/MoeB/ThiF family protein, with the protein product MNDEQLLRYARHILLDELGIEGQEKLLAARVLIVGAGGLGSPAALYLATAGVGDITLADDDVVELSNLQRQILHTTASVGRHKAESGRDMLAAFNPQTRVHARVERLEGQALSDAVAQADLVLDCTDNFATRHAINRACVQHRKPLVSGAAIRFDGQVSVYDLRDDNAPCYHCLFPEGDDVEQANCATMGVFAPVVGIIGSMQAAEALKLLSGVGESLSGRLLWLDVRTMQWRSVNVQRDPECAVCGHRGH
- a CDS encoding GGDEF domain-containing protein, translated to MDTALKFSLPKWRLTRWLTHSGHDTPADIRSALIASLFGTLPIFAGGVINTLMISGVVAWRRPEPLYLSWLGMEVVLALVRVLILRSALRAAPKGGNTHTDIYILLALLWAFSVGYGVFVTFINGDWLAATLAGVSCGAMAGGICFRNYGAPRLVGAMIFLSLGPMCLGAAFTGEYVTAIVFIQIPFYLVSMSVASHRLNRILVSTMLAERDSERRASQDALTGLANRAGLQAALERVCTSARGQDSSAALLYMDMDDFKLINDTYGHAAGDQVLMTIAQRMRSMLRVDDVAARIGGDEFIVLVTGIDATAALKLGEHLLHDASQPITLADGTRVSVGLSIGISIVSGANRNPETALHSADAALYRAKAQGGRCCAVAGAEETETTVPDGEPAVA